One genomic region from Pyxicephalus adspersus chromosome 1, UCB_Pads_2.0, whole genome shotgun sequence encodes:
- the LOC140328393 gene encoding retinol dehydrogenase 7-like: protein MWLPLLVVLGLIFLYRRYRQSLILDNLTDKYVFITGCDTGFGNILAKNLDKRGMRVLAACLSEKGAENLKNQTSSRLQTVILDVTNSESVRSAAKWVSSIVGEEGLWGLVNNAGVSVPCSPDEWMTKKDFSRIIDINLLGMIDVTINLLPFVRKARGRVVNMSSVVGRLTMTTGAYCISKYGVESFSDSLRRQMRPFNVKVCIIEPGTFDTQITSTDAIRADIVRTWKSAPEDVKKSYGEGYYQQSLKAVDAIKPLANKNVYLVPQTVEHALTAVYPWTRYSVGWDAKLVFLPLSYFPSFFTDFLLTFAQPKPAQAV from the exons ATGTGGCTCCCTCTGCTTGTAGTGTTGGGATTGATCTTCCTGTACAGACGGTACCGACAAAGTCTAATCTTGGACAATCTAACagataaatatgtattcattaCTGGATGTGACACAGGATTTGGGAATATTCTGGCAAAGAACCTGGACAAACGTGGAATGAGGGTTCTGGCTGCATGCTTGTCAGAGAAAGGAGCTGAAAACCTGAAAAACCAGACTTCGAGTAGACTGCAGACAGTGATTTTAGATGTTACCAACAGCGAAAGTGTTCGCAGTGCAGCAAAATGGGTGTCTTCTATTGTTGGAGAAGAAg GGCTTTGGGGCCTAGTAAACAACGCAGGAGTCAGTGTCCCATGCAGTCCTGACGAATGGATGACCAAAAAGGATTTTTCAAGAATCATTGATATTAACTTGTTAGGAATGATTGATGTGACAATCAACCTCCTGCCATTTGTCCGGAAGGCCAGGGGGCGCGTGGTTAACATGTCCAGTGTTGTAGGACGATTGACAATGACTACTGGAGCATATTGTATATCCAAGTATGGAGTAGAATCCTTCTCCGACAGTCTTAG aCGTCAGATGAGACCTTTCAATGTAAAAGTATGTATCATAGAACCAGGAACATTTGACACACAAATAACAAGTACAGATGCGATACGAGCAGATATAGTAAGAACTTGGAAAAGTGCTCCAGAAGATGTCAAAAAAAGTTATGGAGAGGGATATTATCAACAAA gtcTCAAGGCTGTTGACGCAATAAAACCACTTGCCAACAAAAATGTGTACCTGGTCCCACAAACAGTAGAGCATGCTCTGACCGCTGTTTATCCATGGACACGATACTCTGTAGGCTGGGATGCTAAACTAGTTTTCTTGCCTCTGTCctattttccatcatttttcacTGACTTTCTTCTAACCTTTGCACAACCTAAACCAGCCCAGGCAGTGTGA